A region from the Microbacterium lacus genome encodes:
- the gabT gene encoding 4-aminobutyrate--2-oxoglutarate transaminase produces MSTTATDTLTAPVPLGGPTLPQERRIVTSIPGPRSQELLARKADAVAAGVGHTVPIQAVAAGGGVVVDADGNSLIDLGAGIAVTTLGNAHPRIVAAVQEQVAQFTHTCFMVSPYESYVAVAEALNRITPGSHAKKSALFNSGAEAVENAVKIARKYTKKQAVVAFDHGYHGRTNLTMALTAKSMPYKSGFGPFASEVYRAPMSYPFRDGGLSGADAARKAISVIEKQVGADNLAAVIIEPIQGEGGFIVPADGFLQGLLTWCRSNNVVFIADEIQTGFARTGAMFASDLFGIEPDLITTAKGIAGGLPLAAVTGRAEIMDASHAGGLGGTYGGNPLACAAALAAIDVFENDGLTERAEQIGAILTDRLRRMQSADPRIGDIRGRGAMIAAEFVVPATGDADGTLTSTIAKACIAEGVIVLTCGTYGNVIRFLPPLSISDELLHEALDVVEAALAAA; encoded by the coding sequence ATGAGCACGACTGCGACCGACACCCTGACCGCGCCCGTTCCGCTGGGCGGACCCACGCTCCCGCAGGAGCGCCGCATCGTCACCAGCATCCCGGGCCCGCGCTCGCAGGAGCTGCTGGCACGGAAGGCGGATGCCGTGGCCGCGGGGGTCGGGCACACCGTGCCGATCCAGGCTGTCGCCGCCGGCGGCGGCGTGGTCGTGGATGCCGACGGCAACTCGCTGATCGACCTCGGCGCCGGCATCGCGGTGACCACGCTCGGCAACGCGCACCCCAGGATCGTCGCTGCCGTTCAGGAGCAGGTGGCGCAGTTCACCCACACGTGCTTCATGGTCTCGCCGTATGAGTCGTACGTCGCCGTGGCGGAGGCGTTGAACCGCATCACGCCGGGCAGTCACGCCAAGAAGAGCGCCCTGTTCAATTCGGGCGCCGAAGCGGTGGAGAACGCGGTGAAGATCGCGCGGAAGTACACCAAGAAGCAGGCCGTCGTCGCCTTCGACCACGGCTACCACGGTCGCACGAACCTCACGATGGCACTGACGGCCAAGAGCATGCCCTACAAGAGCGGCTTCGGGCCGTTCGCATCCGAGGTCTACCGCGCGCCGATGTCCTACCCGTTCCGCGACGGGGGGCTCAGCGGGGCGGATGCGGCGCGCAAGGCGATCTCCGTGATCGAGAAGCAGGTCGGAGCGGACAACCTCGCCGCGGTCATCATCGAGCCGATCCAGGGCGAGGGCGGCTTCATCGTCCCCGCCGACGGCTTCCTGCAGGGGCTCCTCACGTGGTGCCGCAGCAACAACGTCGTCTTCATCGCGGACGAGATCCAGACGGGCTTCGCCCGTACCGGTGCGATGTTCGCAAGCGACCTGTTCGGCATCGAGCCCGACCTGATCACGACCGCGAAGGGCATTGCCGGCGGCCTGCCGCTCGCGGCCGTGACCGGTCGCGCCGAGATCATGGACGCGTCCCACGCCGGCGGCCTGGGCGGCACGTACGGCGGCAACCCGCTCGCGTGCGCCGCGGCGCTCGCCGCGATCGACGTGTTCGAGAACGACGGCCTCACCGAGCGCGCCGAGCAGATCGGCGCGATCCTCACCGACCGTCTCCGCCGCATGCAGAGCGCTGATCCGCGCATCGGCGACATCCGCGGACGCGGCGCGATGATCGCCGCCGAGTTCGTCGTCCCGGCCACCGGCGACGCCGACGGCACGCTGACCTCGACGATCGCGAAGGCGTGCATCGCGGAAGGCGTCATCGTGCTCACGTGCGGCACGTACGGGAACGTCATCCGGTTCCTGCCGCCGCTGTCGATCTCCGACGAACTGCTCCACGAAGCGCTGGACGTCGTGGAAGCGGCTCTCGCCGCAGCCTGA
- a CDS encoding PucR family transcriptional regulator has translation MLYGQYISGGLVDIAADTPTLRALLARTDLRLRLAEPDVAPEALDRSVRWVHSSDLADPTPFLSEGLVLLTTGTQFQDAGDDAEAWAAYVRRLGERGVVGLGFGTEVVREGIPAPLAAACREQGMPLFEVPYRTPFIAVARANAEAIAAQTYARRSWALAAQRAIALAALRPDGLGATVAELARQLGTWVGMYDAAGELTREHPAGGLAAETSGDLHDEVGAVLRRGARAGSALRIGDTAFSLQTLGRGGHLRGVIAIAAGDLDQEGRGVVTAVIAMAGLALEQQQGLARARGALRAGLVHSLVTDDPTLARRVSRDLWGPLPPAPVIVAVTEAAASGTGGRATAARSSRADGLAELLELRAEERRGSLFFGRGDDGLVMVVPAAERALIDEVAERFELRVGVSDPVGYDAFAAAIGQATLARDRGVGPVTAFADVAASGVLSALTAQSRTLAAAELGPLLAHDERHGTHLMQTLRAWFDDDCSHESTARSLGVHRHTVRTRLALAEQVLGRDLGSFAARAELWAALRVLES, from the coding sequence GTGCTGTACGGGCAGTACATCTCAGGAGGTCTCGTGGACATCGCCGCCGACACCCCGACCCTTCGCGCCCTCCTCGCGCGCACCGACCTGAGGCTGCGTCTGGCTGAGCCGGATGTCGCGCCGGAGGCGCTGGATCGCTCGGTGCGCTGGGTGCACAGCTCCGACCTGGCCGATCCGACGCCGTTCCTGTCGGAAGGGCTCGTGCTGCTGACCACCGGCACGCAGTTCCAGGACGCCGGCGACGATGCCGAGGCGTGGGCGGCGTACGTGCGGCGCCTCGGCGAGCGCGGCGTCGTCGGTCTCGGGTTCGGGACGGAAGTCGTGCGGGAGGGCATCCCGGCACCGCTCGCCGCCGCGTGCCGCGAGCAGGGCATGCCGCTGTTCGAAGTGCCTTATCGGACGCCGTTCATCGCGGTCGCGCGCGCGAACGCCGAGGCGATCGCGGCGCAGACCTACGCGCGGCGCAGCTGGGCTCTGGCCGCGCAGCGGGCGATCGCGCTCGCCGCGCTCCGCCCGGACGGCCTCGGCGCGACGGTCGCGGAGCTCGCGCGACAGCTCGGCACCTGGGTCGGGATGTACGACGCGGCCGGTGAGCTCACTCGTGAACACCCCGCCGGCGGCCTCGCCGCCGAAACCTCGGGCGATCTGCACGACGAGGTCGGCGCGGTGCTGCGTCGTGGCGCTCGGGCGGGTTCAGCGCTCCGCATCGGCGACACCGCCTTCTCGTTGCAGACACTCGGCCGCGGCGGGCACCTGCGCGGTGTCATCGCGATCGCCGCGGGCGACCTCGATCAGGAGGGGCGCGGCGTGGTGACTGCCGTCATCGCGATGGCGGGTCTCGCGCTCGAGCAGCAGCAGGGTCTCGCCCGCGCGCGCGGCGCACTGCGCGCCGGGCTCGTGCACTCGCTCGTGACCGACGATCCCACGCTGGCACGTCGGGTCTCGCGCGACCTGTGGGGCCCCCTGCCCCCGGCGCCCGTCATCGTCGCCGTGACGGAGGCGGCGGCATCCGGAACCGGCGGTCGGGCGACGGCGGCCCGTTCCTCCCGGGCGGACGGACTCGCGGAGCTGCTGGAGCTGCGCGCCGAGGAGCGCCGCGGGTCGCTCTTCTTCGGGCGCGGCGACGACGGCCTGGTGATGGTCGTCCCCGCGGCCGAGCGCGCCCTGATCGACGAAGTGGCAGAACGCTTCGAGCTGCGCGTAGGGGTGTCCGACCCCGTCGGCTACGACGCTTTCGCCGCAGCGATCGGACAGGCCACCCTGGCGCGCGATCGCGGGGTCGGCCCGGTGACCGCGTTCGCGGACGTCGCCGCGTCCGGGGTGCTGTCGGCGCTCACCGCGCAGTCCCGAACGCTCGCCGCCGCCGAACTCGGTCCGCTCCTCGCGCACGACGAGCGACACGGCACCCACCTGATGCAGACGCTGCGCGCGTGGTTCGACGACGACTGCTCCCACGAGAGCACCGCGCGCTCGCTGGGCGTGCACCGTCACACCGTGCGGACCCGGCTCGCTCTGGCGGAGCAGGTGCTCGGGCGAGACCTCGGGTCGTTCGCGGCCCGCGCCGAACTGTGGGCGGCGCTGCGCGTCCTGGAGAGCTGA
- a CDS encoding FAD-binding oxidoreductase, protein MRNGETSWWWRELGGAPAPRPPLPGDTDADVAIVGAGYTGLWTAYYLASSQPDLRIVVLEQRFAGFGASGRNGGWLTNSVTGGRERYARSHGRAAAIAQQRALNETVDEVIAVAGREDIDADIVKGGELNIARTPAQLARLHAAAVAEHAWPHTDVEEWDAAATATRIAVDRALGGLWHPHAARVHPAKLAAGLASAVERRGVVIHENTRVTEIAPGRAITTRGTVRAPFVLRATEGFTPDLRGQHRTVLPMNSSMIVTEPLPAAAWDRIGWGGRDVLGDFAHVYMYAQRTADDRIAFGGRGVPYRYGSRVDADGRTQERTVRSLTALLRAFFPAAAEIPVAHAWAGVLGVPRDWAASVGLDAASGIGWAGGYVGTGVTATNLAGRTLADLVLGLDTELARLPWVGHRARRWEIEPVRWLAVHGIYTAYRAADRAESRGSSSRTSAFAHAADLIAGR, encoded by the coding sequence GTGCGCAACGGCGAGACCTCGTGGTGGTGGCGAGAGCTCGGCGGCGCGCCCGCACCACGCCCGCCGCTCCCCGGCGACACCGACGCCGACGTCGCGATCGTCGGCGCCGGGTACACCGGTCTGTGGACGGCGTACTATCTCGCGTCGTCGCAGCCGGATCTGCGCATCGTCGTGCTGGAACAGCGCTTCGCCGGATTCGGCGCTTCCGGCCGCAACGGAGGGTGGCTCACGAACTCGGTCACGGGCGGGCGCGAGCGCTACGCGCGCAGCCACGGCCGCGCCGCGGCGATCGCCCAGCAGCGGGCGCTGAACGAGACCGTCGACGAGGTGATCGCCGTCGCCGGCCGGGAGGACATCGACGCCGACATCGTCAAGGGCGGCGAGCTCAACATCGCCCGCACGCCCGCCCAGCTCGCACGCCTGCACGCCGCGGCCGTCGCGGAGCATGCGTGGCCGCACACCGACGTCGAGGAGTGGGATGCCGCCGCGACGGCGACCCGGATCGCCGTCGACCGCGCGCTCGGCGGGCTGTGGCACCCGCACGCGGCGCGCGTGCACCCCGCGAAGCTCGCCGCAGGTCTCGCCTCAGCCGTCGAGCGGCGCGGAGTCGTGATCCACGAGAACACTCGTGTGACCGAGATCGCGCCCGGGCGGGCGATCACCACGCGCGGCACGGTCCGGGCGCCGTTCGTGCTGCGTGCGACCGAGGGATTCACGCCCGACCTGCGGGGTCAGCATCGCACGGTCCTGCCGATGAACTCGTCGATGATCGTCACCGAGCCGCTGCCGGCGGCGGCGTGGGATCGGATCGGGTGGGGCGGGCGCGACGTGCTGGGCGACTTCGCGCACGTGTACATGTACGCGCAGCGCACCGCGGATGACCGCATCGCGTTCGGCGGGCGCGGTGTGCCCTACCGCTACGGGTCGCGCGTCGACGCCGACGGCCGCACGCAGGAGCGGACCGTCCGCTCGCTCACCGCCCTTCTGCGCGCGTTCTTCCCGGCCGCCGCCGAGATCCCCGTCGCGCACGCGTGGGCGGGCGTGCTCGGGGTGCCGCGGGACTGGGCGGCCTCGGTCGGACTGGACGCGGCATCCGGAATCGGCTGGGCCGGGGGCTACGTCGGCACCGGCGTGACCGCGACGAACCTCGCCGGGCGCACGCTGGCCGACCTCGTCCTGGGTCTCGACACCGAGCTCGCGCGACTGCCGTGGGTCGGTCACCGCGCGCGGCGGTGGGAGATCGAGCCGGTCCGATGGCTCGCCGTGCACGGTATCTACACGGCCTACCGCGCCGCCGACCGGGCGGAGTCCCGCGGCTCGTCCTCGCGCACATCGGCCTTCGCTCACGCGGCCGATCTGATCGCCGGGCGCTGA
- a CDS encoding helix-turn-helix domain-containing protein, giving the protein MQTSGTADAATEVLDDEEVDSLTIGRRIRQLRTARGMTLDELASAVDRVPSQLSMIENGRREPKLTLLRSIARALDSTLDALLESEPLDERASMEIALERAMKGQTFQALGIAPFRIGKTVPDDALKAMLALQGEIERLRDERAATPEEARRANVALRRLMRTQNNHFPELEKQALGILDAVGHPGGPLTQRTASDIAAHLGFTLHYVSDLPQTTRSVADIKNGRLYLSSRLASKGDPRTAVLQALSSRILGHTEPTSYAEFLRQRVETNYLTGALLIPEDHAVPFLQEAKGRKAVSIEDLRDAYSVSYETAAHRFTNLATVHLGIPVHFLKVHESGTITKAYENDDVNFPTDRLGSIEGQMCCRKWTSRVVFDEDDHFNPYYQYTDTGNGTYWCTARVELSSEGAHSVSVGVRFDDTKWFLGRDTPNRGVSKHSVEVCCRRAPADLEAAWRDNSWPNVRTPRTLLATLPTGSFPGVDTTDVYEFLEAHAPR; this is encoded by the coding sequence ATGCAGACCTCGGGAACAGCGGATGCCGCCACGGAAGTCCTCGACGATGAAGAGGTGGATTCGCTCACGATCGGCCGCCGCATCCGGCAGCTGCGCACCGCGCGCGGCATGACGCTCGACGAGCTCGCGTCCGCGGTGGACCGCGTGCCGAGCCAGCTGTCGATGATCGAGAACGGTCGTCGCGAGCCGAAGCTCACGCTGCTGCGCTCGATCGCCCGCGCGCTGGATTCGACGCTGGATGCGCTGCTGGAATCCGAGCCGCTCGACGAGCGCGCCTCGATGGAGATCGCCCTGGAGCGGGCGATGAAGGGACAGACGTTCCAGGCGCTGGGGATCGCGCCGTTCCGGATCGGCAAGACCGTGCCCGACGACGCGCTGAAGGCCATGCTCGCGCTCCAGGGTGAGATCGAACGGCTGCGCGACGAGCGCGCGGCGACCCCGGAGGAGGCGCGGCGGGCCAACGTGGCGCTGCGCCGGCTGATGCGCACGCAGAACAACCACTTCCCGGAGCTGGAGAAGCAGGCGCTGGGCATCCTCGACGCCGTCGGGCACCCCGGCGGTCCGTTGACCCAGCGGACGGCATCCGACATCGCCGCCCATCTCGGCTTCACGCTGCACTACGTGTCCGACCTGCCGCAGACCACGCGCAGCGTCGCCGACATCAAGAACGGCCGGCTCTACCTCTCCAGCCGGCTCGCCTCGAAGGGCGACCCGCGCACCGCGGTGCTGCAGGCGCTGTCCAGCCGCATCCTCGGGCACACCGAGCCCACGAGCTACGCGGAGTTCCTGCGGCAGCGCGTGGAGACGAACTACCTCACGGGTGCCCTGCTGATCCCCGAGGATCACGCGGTGCCGTTCCTCCAGGAGGCGAAGGGCCGCAAGGCCGTGTCGATCGAAGACCTGCGCGACGCGTACTCGGTGTCCTACGAGACCGCCGCCCACCGTTTCACGAACCTCGCCACGGTGCACCTCGGCATCCCGGTGCACTTCCTGAAGGTGCACGAGTCCGGCACGATCACGAAGGCCTACGAGAACGACGACGTGAACTTCCCGACCGACCGGCTCGGGTCGATCGAGGGGCAGATGTGCTGCCGCAAGTGGACGTCACGCGTCGTGTTCGACGAGGACGATCACTTCAATCCGTATTACCAGTACACCGACACCGGCAACGGCACGTACTGGTGCACCGCGCGCGTCGAGCTCTCCAGCGAAGGCGCGCACTCGGTGTCGGTCGGGGTGCGCTTCGACGACACGAAGTGGTTCCTCGGGCGGGACACCCCGAACCGCGGCGTCTCGAAGCACTCGGTCGAAGTCTGCTGCCGTCGCGCTCCCGCCGACCTCGAGGCCGCATGGCGGGACAATTCGTGGCCCAACGTGCGGACGCCGCGGACGCTGCTCGCGACGCTGCCGACCGGGTCGTTCCCCGGGGTGGACACCACGGACGTCTACGAGTTCCTGGAGGCGCACGCGCCGCGCTGA
- the aceB gene encoding malate synthase A, whose product MTPATATLTAPTTAPAPAVQVVGRLAPRYDEILTPEALAFVAELHQRFGGRRHDRLADRMRRRFEIGNGHDPRFRDDTAHIREDAEWRVAGAGPGLEDRRVEITGPTDPKMTINALNSGARVWLADQEDATSPTWKNVIEGQLSLRDAIRGELSFTNDAGKTYEVTAERTPTIVMRPRGWHLSEAHLRFTDRAGREMAASGSLVDFGLYFFHNAEQLIANGRGPYFYIAKLESSEEAKLWDDVFTFSERYVGIPHGTIRATVLIETLPAAFEMEEILFELRDHCAGLNAGRWDYIFSIIKNYRGRGARFVLPDRSEVTMTVPFMRAYTELLVKTCHKRGAFAIGGMSAFIPNRRDPDVTARAFEKVAADKKREAGDGFDGTWVAHPDLIPTAMAEFDAVLGDRPNQTDRQRDDVHVRAADLLDVHIGRPVTAEGVYANVSVAIRYIEAWLRGLGAVAIDNLMEDAATAEISRSQVWQWIHQDRTTEDGTPITRDYIEGLITRVLTEADRRDEDRFEDAAEVFREVALREEFPTFLTLTAYAKFLVETD is encoded by the coding sequence ATGACACCTGCAACCGCCACACTGACCGCCCCCACCACGGCGCCGGCGCCGGCCGTTCAGGTCGTCGGACGTCTCGCCCCGCGGTACGACGAGATCCTCACCCCGGAGGCGCTGGCCTTCGTCGCCGAACTGCACCAGCGCTTCGGCGGACGCCGTCACGACCGTCTCGCCGATCGGATGCGGCGCCGCTTCGAGATCGGCAACGGCCACGACCCGCGCTTCCGTGACGACACCGCGCACATCCGCGAGGACGCCGAATGGCGGGTCGCCGGAGCCGGACCGGGGCTGGAGGACCGCCGCGTGGAGATCACCGGGCCCACCGACCCGAAGATGACGATCAACGCGCTGAACTCCGGCGCGCGGGTGTGGCTGGCGGACCAGGAGGACGCCACGAGCCCCACGTGGAAGAACGTGATCGAGGGGCAGCTGTCGCTGCGCGACGCGATCCGCGGCGAGCTGTCGTTCACGAACGACGCCGGAAAGACCTATGAGGTCACCGCCGAGCGGACGCCCACGATCGTGATGCGCCCGCGGGGCTGGCACCTGAGCGAGGCCCACCTGCGGTTCACCGACCGGGCCGGCCGCGAGATGGCGGCATCCGGCTCGCTCGTGGACTTCGGGCTCTACTTCTTCCACAACGCCGAGCAGCTGATCGCGAACGGCCGCGGCCCGTACTTCTACATCGCGAAGCTGGAGTCCAGCGAAGAGGCCAAGCTCTGGGACGACGTGTTCACGTTCAGCGAGCGCTATGTCGGCATCCCGCACGGCACGATCCGCGCGACCGTGCTGATCGAGACGCTGCCGGCCGCGTTCGAGATGGAGGAGATCCTGTTCGAGCTGCGCGACCACTGCGCGGGTCTGAACGCCGGACGCTGGGACTACATCTTCTCGATCATCAAGAACTACCGCGGCCGCGGCGCGCGCTTCGTGCTGCCGGACCGCAGCGAGGTCACGATGACCGTGCCGTTCATGCGGGCGTACACGGAACTGCTCGTGAAGACGTGCCACAAGCGCGGCGCTTTCGCGATCGGCGGGATGAGCGCGTTCATTCCGAACCGCCGCGACCCCGACGTGACGGCGCGGGCGTTCGAGAAGGTGGCCGCGGACAAGAAGCGCGAGGCCGGCGACGGCTTCGACGGCACGTGGGTGGCCCACCCCGACCTGATCCCGACGGCGATGGCCGAGTTCGACGCCGTGCTCGGCGACCGACCGAACCAGACCGACCGCCAGCGCGACGACGTGCACGTGCGGGCAGCCGACCTGCTGGACGTGCACATCGGCCGGCCGGTGACCGCGGAGGGCGTGTACGCGAACGTGTCGGTGGCGATCCGCTACATCGAGGCATGGCTGCGCGGGCTCGGCGCCGTGGCGATCGACAACCTGATGGAGGATGCCGCCACCGCCGAGATCTCGCGATCGCAGGTGTGGCAGTGGATCCACCAGGACCGCACGACCGAGGACGGCACCCCGATCACCCGCGACTACATCGAAGGCCTGATCACGCGCGTGCTCACCGAGGCCGACCGCCGTGACGAGGACCGGTTCGAGGACGCCGCCGAAGTGTTCCGCGAGGTGGCGCTGCGCGAGGAGTTCCCGACGTTCCTCACGCTGACCGCGTACGCGAAGTTCCTGGTCGAAACCGACTGA
- a CDS encoding isocitrate lyase, with protein MTHYQDDITATQALKQQNGASWDAIDPEAVARMRAQNRFRTGLEIAQYTADIMRRDMAEYDADSSVYTQSLGVWHGFIGQQKLISIKKHLKSTNKRYLYLSGWMVAALRSEFGPLPDQSMHEKTAVPALIAELYTFLRQADARELDLLFTKLDAARAAGDETAAEFIQSQIDTYETHVVPIIADIDAGFGNPEATYLLAKKMIEAGACAIQIENQVSDEKQCGHQDGKVTVPHDDFIAKLNAVRYAFLELGIDNGVIVARTDSLGAGLTQKLAVSHAAGDLGDQYNAFLDVEEISASDLGTGDVVLTRDGRLVRPKRLPSNLYQFRPGTGEERCVLDCVTALRNGADLLWIETEKPHVEQIAGMMDEIRKEIPNAKLVYNNSPSFNWTLNFRQQVYDLLAAEGADVSAYDRADLMNVDYDGTELARLADEKIRSFQKDGSARAGIFHHLITLPTYHTAALSTDDLAKGYFGDEGMLAYVRGVQRREIREGIATVKHQNMAGSDIGDNHKEYFAGDAALKAGGAHNTMNQFG; from the coding sequence ATGACCCACTACCAGGACGACATCACCGCCACGCAGGCTCTGAAGCAGCAGAACGGCGCGAGCTGGGATGCGATCGACCCCGAGGCCGTCGCGCGGATGCGGGCGCAGAACCGGTTCCGGACGGGGCTCGAGATCGCCCAGTACACCGCCGACATCATGCGCCGCGACATGGCCGAGTACGACGCCGACTCATCCGTCTACACGCAGTCTCTCGGCGTCTGGCACGGCTTCATCGGGCAGCAGAAGCTCATCTCGATCAAGAAGCACCTGAAGTCCACGAACAAGCGCTACCTGTACCTGTCCGGCTGGATGGTCGCGGCTCTCCGCTCGGAGTTCGGGCCGCTGCCCGATCAGTCGATGCACGAGAAGACCGCGGTCCCGGCGCTCATCGCGGAGCTGTACACCTTCCTCCGCCAGGCGGATGCCCGAGAGCTCGACCTGCTCTTCACGAAGCTCGACGCGGCGCGTGCGGCGGGAGACGAGACCGCGGCGGAGTTCATCCAGTCGCAGATCGACACGTACGAGACCCACGTCGTGCCGATCATCGCCGACATCGACGCCGGCTTCGGAAACCCCGAGGCGACGTATCTGCTGGCCAAGAAGATGATCGAGGCGGGCGCGTGCGCCATCCAGATCGAGAACCAGGTCTCCGACGAGAAGCAGTGCGGACACCAGGACGGCAAGGTCACCGTCCCGCACGACGACTTCATCGCGAAGCTCAACGCGGTCCGCTACGCGTTCCTCGAGCTCGGCATCGACAACGGCGTCATCGTCGCCCGCACCGATTCGCTCGGTGCGGGACTCACACAGAAGCTCGCCGTCAGCCACGCGGCGGGCGACCTGGGCGACCAGTACAACGCGTTCCTCGATGTCGAGGAGATCTCGGCATCCGATCTGGGCACGGGCGACGTCGTCCTCACGCGCGACGGCCGGCTGGTGCGCCCCAAGCGGCTGCCGAGCAACCTGTACCAGTTCCGCCCGGGGACGGGTGAGGAGCGCTGCGTCCTGGACTGCGTCACCGCGCTCCGCAACGGCGCGGATCTGCTGTGGATCGAGACCGAGAAGCCGCACGTGGAGCAGATCGCGGGAATGATGGACGAGATCCGCAAGGAGATCCCGAACGCGAAGCTCGTCTACAACAACAGCCCGTCGTTCAACTGGACGCTCAACTTCCGTCAACAGGTGTACGACCTGCTCGCGGCCGAAGGCGCCGATGTGTCGGCATACGACCGCGCCGACCTGATGAACGTGGACTACGACGGCACGGAGCTCGCGCGCCTCGCCGACGAGAAGATCCGCTCGTTCCAGAAGGACGGGTCGGCGCGCGCCGGGATCTTCCACCACCTGATCACGCTGCCGACGTACCACACGGCCGCGCTGTCGACGGATGACCTGGCGAAGGGCTACTTCGGCGACGAGGGGATGCTCGCGTACGTGCGGGGCGTGCAGCGCCGCGAGATCCGCGAGGGCATCGCGACGGTCAAGCACCAGAACATGGCCGGCAGCGACATCGGCGACAACCACAAGGAGTACTTCGCCGGCGACGCGGCGCTCAAGGCCGGCGGCGCGCACAACACGATGAACCAGTTCGGCTGA